The Caenorhabditis elegans chromosome I genome includes the window ttggcgtGTCTAGTTTCGACTCGAGACTATTCtgtattaaaaatacattaaaacatgtattttaacacagttgtgacgtcataaatgtattttgatacattttgcaacattacttaaataaccccattaaaaattaacctaagcatcaaaaattttttggtttttttggtttttcgaaaatttcaattttttttgttttttggttttttttggtttttcaaaaacttcaattttttgttttttggtccaacatttttttttggtctcaGCTCTGCTGCCTACCCTAGAAGAACTAATAGCGCttcaaaaactgatgaaaacgttcaaatttgtcgaaatattacgaaaatttgaaaagttggcTCAAATCTAGATTGAATCGGCCGATTTTCCACAAGTTTCCAAGTTTCCACAAGTCGCCACATATcccgagaaaaatcgattcaaattgtttgaaaattggaatactGCGAATTTTGAACCAAATTTCCCTGGCTTCTCTGTTGAAATACTTGAAAATACCGCGaagcaaacaaaaaatctaattattacgtgaacacaaaattctgaaaatgcgtatatattgcgcaacatatttgacgcgcaaaatatctcgtagcgaaaactacattaattctttaaatgacacGCTGTATGTGGTGATTTACgggctcaaaaaattattttcgaaaatcaagcccgtaaatccacacgtAGTAATTAtataaagaattactgtagttttcgctacgagatattttgcgcgccaagtatgttgcgcaatacgcaacCCCATATGTTGATATATACTGATGTGAGGATAAAAAACAACACAACTTTCAGCGGCTCCATCGGCTCCGGCAGGTCTCGAGGAGAAGCTGCGTGCTCTTCAGGAGCAACTGTACAGTCTGGAGAAAGAGAACGGAGTTGATGTGAAGCAAAAGGAGCAACCAGCAGCAGCCGACACATTCCTTGGATTTGTTCCACAGAAGAGAATGGTCGCGTGGCAGCCGATGAAGCGGTCGATGATCAATGAGGATTCTAGAGCTCCATGTAAGTTAGTGGTGGTGGCCggaaaagagaaaactcggccaagCTGCTcggagtttttgaatttttgataatccgaaataaaaattgattgctCGAAAAGGAACaatcttttggaaaaaaacgaattttgtcatttttttcagcaaaaattgattttcgaatttttccaataaaaaatcgataatttctccCCGTGCAGTGGAAaacaaacaatatttttttgttgatcgTTCTCTTCCAAACCCGGAATAGGTACACACATTCCTGCGTCATCCCATTCTCttatcacacttttttttcgaaaataaaagtgTAGAGACGGAAAAGTGAGAAAGGAGTCAATTTTATGCGAAATTTTGCATGATAATAcactcaaattaaaaaaactgcgtggcgtgcactgcagaaaacctcatatttaggccccgcctttttctcgtccactcacggagaaaaggcaaaaatttggggaccaaccaatatcaggccgccgacatcctacgggttccgcgcgccgctatgtttaactcgctgtgggtgtggcgagctgtctccgcccgctgcgagttaaacatagcggcgcgcggaacccgtaggaagtcggcggcctgatattgttggtccccaaattttttccttttctccgtgagtggacgagaaaaaggcggggcctaattatgaggttttctgcagtacacgccacgcagtttttttattttgagtgtatagGTCTCGATTCTCGAAAGTATGACAGTTATTTAAATGATGAACTCGTGATGactgttaaatttttggaaatttcgggggaattatatcgatttttcgataaatttacaggaaaaaagtccaaaatctAGGTAttccatggtaggcaggcgcgaTTTCTTGACGCCTGCCTGGAATCTGTCCGCCTCAcaccaaaaaatgtcaatcattttgctgaaaaccaaattaagaaatgaaaaagtgcACTTAGAGATGATGACGGAGGTCGCCTTAAGGTCAGACAGGttaaaaaaccgattttagTTGagttttcccgaaattttctgaacaaccGAATTAGAAATATGCTGCTTGtcatttttgagtaaaaattaacgaaaactTCGACCAAAACcacgaaaaaaatgaagaaaataaagatttttcgagaaaataacaacaaaatccagcaaatagtgaaaaatagttttatccGAGAAAAAGTAGTTTAGACGCTATGAACTCtcgaaaatcagattttttcaatctaaaagccataaaattatcgattttttaaaaattctcactgAAAACCGGCGAATTTCAGTGCTCCACGCAATCGAAGCCCGCTTGGCCGAAGTGTTGAGAGCCGGAGAACGCCTCGGAGTCAACCCGGAGGAAGTTTTGGCGGATCTTCGTGCTCGTAATCAATTCCAATAAATATTCTTTGCCCTAAATACTTTAAATTATCCATCTGACAACTAAAATTTCGGTTCTTCTTGGCTTCTTCTATTTGTGAAATGGTTTATTTTCCCCCGAACTCTCAAAAGGTTTAAATATTGTTCGATTACCcctttttatcaattattttcttcaatttcttatttatcattat containing:
- the nlp-40 gene encoding Peptide P4 (Confirmed by transcript evidence); protein product: MVAWQPMKRSMINEDSRAPLLHAIEARLAEVLRAGERLGVNPEEVLADLRARNQFQ
- the nlp-40 gene encoding Peptide P4 (Confirmed by transcript evidence), whose product is MKLVILLSFVATVAVFAAPSAPAGLEEKLRALQEQLYSLEKENGVDVKQKEQPAAADTFLGFVPQKRMVAWQPMKRSMINEDSRAPLLHAIEARLAEVLRAGERLGVNPEEVLADLRARNQFQ